A window of Polaribacter litorisediminis contains these coding sequences:
- a CDS encoding N-acetylglucosamine kinase: MILIADGGSTKADWIAINRDQSEAFRVRTLGLNPAVIPEEELEDRIVHVFPLVKVKDEVTEIYFYGAGCGTPKPLEILKNILQTIFVHAKVQVAEDMLGAVYAATGADPAIVCILGTGSNSCYWDGEKVHMKTASLGYMLMDEASGNYFGKLLLRAYFYNTMPPHIAKKFEEDFNLDVDDIKQNLYRTANPNRYLASFAKFMFDFKEEEYIKCMIEKGFQEFFKYRILPFKKTAATPLYFIGSIAFYFREILEKIAKKNHLEVTDVIQRPIDNLLEYHRKKINQ; the protein is encoded by the coding sequence ATGATTTTAATTGCAGACGGAGGTTCTACCAAAGCAGATTGGATTGCGATCAACAGGGATCAAAGTGAGGCGTTTAGGGTAAGAACGTTAGGGTTGAATCCTGCGGTGATTCCTGAAGAGGAATTAGAAGATAGAATTGTACACGTTTTCCCGTTGGTCAAAGTAAAAGATGAAGTGACGGAAATCTATTTCTATGGAGCTGGATGCGGCACTCCGAAGCCTTTAGAAATTCTTAAAAATATTTTACAGACTATTTTTGTCCATGCAAAAGTACAGGTGGCAGAAGACATGTTAGGTGCCGTATATGCTGCTACAGGTGCAGATCCAGCAATTGTCTGTATTTTAGGAACGGGCTCCAACAGCTGCTATTGGGACGGAGAAAAGGTGCACATGAAAACGGCGTCTTTGGGATATATGCTGATGGATGAAGCCAGTGGTAATTATTTTGGGAAGCTTTTACTCAGAGCCTATTTTTACAATACAATGCCCCCACATATTGCCAAAAAATTTGAGGAAGATTTTAATTTAGATGTTGATGATATCAAGCAAAATTTATATCGAACAGCGAATCCAAATAGGTATTTAGCTTCTTTTGCAAAATTTATGTTCGATTTTAAAGAAGAGGAATACATCAAATGCATGATTGAAAAGGGTTTTCAAGAATTCTTTAAGTACCGAATTTTACCATTCAAAAAAACAGCAGCAACACCATTATACTTTATCGGCTCGATTGCTTTTTACTTTAGAGAAATTTTAGAGAAAATAGCAAAAAAGAATCATTTAGAAGTTACAGACGTAATTCAAAGACCTATTGATAATTTATTAGAATATCATAGAAAAAAGATTAATCAATAA
- a CDS encoding UDP-N-acetylmuramoyl-tripeptide--D-alanyl-D-alanine ligase — MKIATLYQLYTYHLMVDTDTRKIRKNTLFFALKGEHFNGNQFAEKALELGASYAIVDEEKYTTHTNIILVDNVLQTLQALANYHRKQLNIPMIGLTGSNGKTTTKELIQLVLSKKYNTIATQGNLNNHIGVPLTLLSMKPEHEVAVVEMGANHQKEIEFLCGICEPDFGYITNFGKAHLEGFGGVEGVIKGKSELYTFLQQHSKIAFINPDDPIQVEKTKHIQSVSFNTEYIRFLGVNPFVEVSYKNMRIQSNLIGAYNFTNIAGAITIGTYFKVPQEAIKEAIENYVSTNNRSQIIETKKNTIILDAYNANPSSMRAALESFAALKSDPKVIILGDMFELGNDAAFEHQEIVNLAHAYNFKHQYFVGENFYQTKTTENRFKNYEDFEAFIKQHPIDNATILVKGSRGMHLERVLALID; from the coding sequence ATGAAAATAGCAACGCTTTACCAACTTTATACATACCATTTAATGGTAGATACGGATACTAGAAAAATAAGAAAGAATACCTTATTTTTTGCCCTAAAGGGAGAGCATTTTAACGGGAATCAATTTGCAGAAAAAGCATTAGAGTTAGGAGCTTCGTATGCGATTGTAGATGAAGAAAAGTATACAACCCACACCAATATTATTTTGGTTGATAATGTATTACAAACACTGCAAGCATTAGCCAATTATCATAGAAAGCAATTAAACATTCCTATGATTGGTCTTACGGGTAGTAATGGAAAAACCACCACCAAAGAATTGATACAGCTTGTTTTGAGTAAAAAATATAACACGATTGCTACTCAAGGCAATTTAAACAATCATATCGGAGTGCCCCTAACCCTGCTCTCCATGAAACCAGAGCACGAAGTAGCTGTCGTAGAAATGGGCGCAAATCATCAAAAGGAAATTGAATTTTTATGTGGTATTTGTGAACCTGATTTTGGATACATCACAAATTTTGGAAAAGCACATTTAGAAGGTTTTGGGGGTGTTGAAGGGGTCATCAAAGGAAAAAGTGAACTCTATACGTTCTTACAGCAACATTCTAAGATTGCCTTTATCAACCCAGATGATCCCATTCAAGTTGAAAAAACCAAACACATACAATCTGTTTCTTTTAATACAGAATATATTCGATTTTTAGGAGTCAATCCATTTGTCGAAGTATCCTATAAAAACATGCGTATTCAGAGCAATTTAATTGGCGCATACAATTTTACCAATATTGCAGGGGCCATCACGATTGGTACCTATTTTAAAGTACCCCAAGAAGCCATTAAAGAAGCCATCGAAAATTATGTATCAACGAATAATCGTTCTCAAATCATTGAAACAAAAAAGAATACAATTATTTTAGATGCTTATAATGCAAATCCGTCAAGTATGCGGGCAGCCTTAGAAAGTTTTGCTGCTCTAAAATCCGACCCAAAAGTAATTATTTTGGGTGATATGTTCGAGCTTGGTAACGATGCTGCTTTTGAGCATCAAGAAATTGTGAACTTAGCGCATGCTTATAATTTTAAACATCAATATTTTGTGGGCGAAAATTTTTATCAAACAAAAACTACAGAAAATCGATTTAAAAATTATGAGGATTTCGAAGCATTTATAAAACAACATCCGATAGACAATGCCACAATTTTAGTAAAAGGTTCTAGAGGGATGCATTTAGAAAGAGTTCTAGCGCTTATTGATTAA